A genomic stretch from Chryseobacterium sp. SNU WT5 includes:
- a CDS encoding DUF4270 family protein: MIRNIKELFKITTTLVIGSLILWNCESDADQLGSQFFQNGATGVEKTYPIVAYNVFNNNSIRSDADRLQSATLGAFRESQFGLQKSAFVSQVRLSEYSPDFGTNPVLDSVVLVIKPQYAADSLTTDTDENYVYPVGLTPAKKVLSTYPVLKYGRTKIASKTLLNLKVEEVTEFLSSRADEVQSDRNVTTGAVLGTKTFDGNVRAVKITKSSDNSSLVDLPAAIRIPLDNTFFTNKILTKGSSTELLDAASFIRYFKGIKISVDDNDGYIFNFDPNGTEINLYYKKDKVEGAVTTREQSIYVMNAGSQNAQFNQFTFDRTNTPSESVTAASSQDSIVGASRLYAQGMGGPGIGLKVPDAKIAELKALYQTDKIGIISAKMRIYTDAGAWTSKYKKPMDFVVQHKVGGVTLDTYLQDLATLPLSGMYRLVKAYDLEKNPAYYDISITQTFKNIIESNKTIPAHFVVNVGAYTYDTNGNLVGAMSPGVGQNFNTRSFTPYRAVFVGTDLANPDNPTSAKLILTYGKK, from the coding sequence ATGATAAGAAATATTAAAGAATTATTCAAAATCACTACAACATTGGTGATTGGGAGTTTAATTTTATGGAATTGTGAATCTGATGCTGACCAGCTGGGATCCCAATTTTTTCAAAATGGTGCAACTGGTGTAGAAAAAACTTATCCGATAGTTGCCTACAATGTATTCAATAATAATTCAATTAGATCAGATGCAGATCGTTTACAAAGCGCGACTCTAGGTGCATTTCGAGAATCTCAATTTGGATTGCAGAAATCTGCGTTTGTAAGTCAGGTTCGTTTGTCTGAGTACAGTCCTGATTTTGGAACTAATCCCGTATTGGATTCAGTTGTTTTAGTAATTAAGCCGCAATATGCTGCAGATTCATTGACAACAGATACTGATGAAAATTATGTTTATCCTGTCGGATTAACTCCTGCGAAAAAAGTCTTGAGTACTTATCCGGTATTAAAATATGGTAGAACTAAAATTGCTTCTAAAACACTTTTAAATTTAAAAGTAGAAGAGGTTACTGAGTTTCTTTCTTCACGTGCGGATGAAGTTCAATCTGATCGCAATGTTACGACTGGAGCTGTACTTGGAACTAAAACTTTTGACGGTAATGTTCGTGCTGTAAAAATCACTAAGAGTTCGGATAATAGTTCTCTAGTGGATCTTCCAGCTGCTATAAGAATACCTTTAGATAATACATTTTTCACCAATAAAATTTTAACAAAAGGTTCTTCTACTGAATTACTGGATGCAGCCTCTTTTATCAGATATTTTAAAGGTATTAAAATTTCAGTGGATGATAATGACGGCTATATTTTTAATTTTGATCCTAATGGAACAGAGATTAATCTTTATTACAAAAAAGACAAAGTTGAAGGTGCTGTAACTACACGCGAGCAGTCTATTTATGTTATGAATGCGGGATCGCAGAATGCTCAATTTAACCAATTTACATTCGACAGAACTAATACCCCATCTGAATCGGTTACAGCAGCGTCTTCACAAGACTCTATTGTTGGAGCATCGAGGCTGTATGCACAGGGAATGGGAGGTCCAGGTATTGGTCTTAAAGTTCCTGACGCAAAAATTGCCGAGTTAAAAGCATTATATCAGACTGACAAAATTGGAATTATCTCTGCTAAGATGAGAATATATACCGATGCCGGAGCGTGGACGAGTAAATATAAAAAACCTATGGATTTCGTCGTGCAGCACAAAGTTGGCGGTGTTACTTTGGATACTTATTTACAAGATTTGGCTACATTGCCTCTTAGCGGTATGTATCGTTTGGTGAAAGCTTACGATTTAGAAAAAAATCCAGCTTATTATGATATAAGTATTACACAGACTTTTAAAAATATTATCGAATCGAATAAGACGATACCAGCACACTTTGTTGTGAATGTAGGTGCTTATACTTATGATACTAATGGTAATTTGGTAGGAGCAATGTCACCAGGAGTTGGCCAAAATTTCAATACAAGAAGTTTTACACCTTATAGAGCAGTGTTTGTAGGAACTGATCTTGCTAACCCAGATAATCCGACGAGTGCAAAATTAATTCTTACTTACGGTAAAAAATAG